CAGCGATGAACAAGACAGGCGAGGCTGCGCATCACCATGGAGCTTCCCTCTTAATGATACAAGACAGACCACCAGTAAACTTGTTTCAGCTGCTTACTGGTCAGTGCCCTCATGCTGCTCACAGCCTTGTGCTTTCTGCCTCATGACCTTATGATCACTCTCTGGCCTGTCACATGGAGTGGGCAGTGCCTTGGgcccagcagaaaagaaaaatcacatggaTTGTGTGCCTCAAGTCAGCTCTCAGAAGGCATCATGTATGGATGCCGTCCCAAACCTCAGCACCAGATTTTTGCTTTGTCTGAGACAGAGTTAAGTGGCTTCCTTCTGAGGCGAAGCAGAGGTCCTGGGCTGAGGTTACTCAGCTAGAAGCGGAAAGTGCTCACAGTCAAACACGATCCCGCGTTTTTCCAGATTTTGCTCTCTTCTCAAACACCTCCAAGCCTAGATTCTAGACTGTCTAAAGAGGGGACCATATCCATTTTACTTGTGAGCATATAGCTCTTAGCTTGGTACACAGAaaacactcagcaaatatttgctgtGTGCCAATCACATGTCCCAAAATGCCCCACAGAGTCTAGGAATTCCTCAAAGGGCAGCAGTGGGATGACCACTTCAAATCCCAAGGCTCCACTCACTCTGCCCTGCTCAGCTTTGAGCAGGCCCAACATAACTCACACCACCAAACTCAGAGACGAACTCACCACGAAGCCCAAGAGGCCAAAGCCCCTCTCATGCATAGGTTCCTAGTCCAGGACCTAGGAGGGACCCTGGAAGTGTGTTCACAAGGTCATCTGCTTCCGTAGaactttcaaaaatatctttatacTCTTTCTTTAAATCAAGGACATCAAGACTGTATGAACATCAATCTGGATCTGCCTCGACTGACCCTAACATCATGATTACACTGAACTGCACGACCCTTAATACCTAGGTGCTTTTTTCTCATTCAAACTCAGTTCACTCAGATCTGTGAGCTTCtaatgacaaaaaccatgattcctttttttttttctctcttctctttttttttttttttttttttttttttttgagacagtctcactctgttacccaggctggagtgcagtggcacgatcttggctcactgtagcctccgcctcccaggttcaagtgattctctcacctcagcttccctagtagctgggagtacaggcacatgccacgatgcccggctaatttttgtatttgcagttgagacagggttttaccatgttgaccaggctggtcttgaactcctggtgatctgcccacctcggcctcccagtgttgggattacaggcgtgagctgctgtgcctagCCAAAAATCATAATTTCTGATATTATATACTTAGTAGATGCTTATTAATTTCTTGACTGGCCCACTCACTTCTATATCTATGGACACCATGTGACAAAGCAGCTAACAGGTGTCTCATAATCACAAACGCATGAGAAAGTGCTTACAGAAGATGCAGACTGGAATCACCTAGTCCAAGCCCATGGTTTACTTTAGAGTAAGCAACATTCAATCCTAAATTTCCAATAGCCTAGAATTCCAAACAGCAAATTCTAGAAGTTACTGAGGCAGAACATCTATCACTTTGAGAAAGCATGATTCTTACTCTTTTGCAGcacttttaaagagaaattagCAAAAGGGCAACATGAAGACCCTTAcagtaatggaaatgttctgtgcCTTAACCGTATCAGTGTCAATATCCTGCTTGTAATATTGTACTATAGTTCTGCAAGATGTCACCATTGGGAGAAACCGGGCAAAGCATATGTAACACCAAGGTTGAGAAAACCTGTATTACACTAAAGCATGTTTCTGTCTTATAAGTCTTTTTGCTGAATTGAACTTGTAACCACAGCTATGATGCTATCCCTAGAAATAAACGTAGACAGTGGCTCTCGACATTGTAAtaggaaagatgagaaaattagCATATTATGCTTTCTTCCCTATCTTTTGCTAAATTTTTAGTTGTATTAGTTATATTTtagtcagtattttaaaaaaattttctactttaaaaagattataggctgggtgcggtggctcaagcttgtaatcccagcactttgggaggctgaggcaggcagatcacgaggtcaagagattgagaccaacctggccaacatggtgaaaccccgtctctactaaaaatacaaaaattagctgggcgtgatggtgtgtgcctgtagtcccagctacttgggagtctgaggcagtagagttgcttgaactcaggaggcggaggttgcagcgagctgagattgtgccactgcactccagcctctctctccccctttctctttctctttctttcaaaaaaaaaattaataacctcatgttctaaaattataattatgtttacATGGTTTTATCATAGGTTGGttctaaaatagaaaacacttaataattttaaaaatagtaattaaaaaaaataaacaagtcccaggtttttatttgaattttttttccttcaggaaagaaaaatatattagtcaacctctttctttttttttgagatgaagtctcactcctgtcgcccaggctgcagtgcagtggtgcaatctcggctcactgccacctctgcttcccgggttcaagcaattctgcctcagcctcccgactagctcgGCTTACAGGTTtctgtcaccatgtctggctaatttgtattagagtctgtctcagactcccaaattgctgggattacagtgtgagccactacgctcaGCCAAAAATAACATAATTCTTAAAGGAGAAAGTTAAGAGTAAATGTTTCAGAGACGATGACTTAAGTGTACCAAAGATAGCTCATAACTCAATAAGGGTATTGAACATAATGAAATCAATGCTGAAGGCAGCTGGGCCAGTGGCCCCTCTTCTTGGGAAGTTTGGCTTTGAGACACACAGCTAACAGTTTAAACCTCTTCTGTCCAAGAATAAACAATGTATGTCATGTTTTTAAATGGCAGTGCAGTCTTGCATGGTAAAACCATGGGAGGGATGGTTTAAATGTAACAGGAAGCATTTCACAAGGCAACCACAGGAAAGGCAAAAGCAAATTCAGTCTTCAGAGAGGCCCAGACAACTGGAATCCACGTTACAGCTTGCACAGCTAAACCAGAGCCAAGGGGCCACtacttatttcattttgtgtaCTGTGAGGAGGTAAAAACATTAACTGTTCTCTGGGACTGTGGAATACAGGAAAGATGTTTGACTCTATTATACTTTTAAACCCTAAATCACATGTGAAAAAATCagtcaaaaaatgaaatttgctTTGCTTTGAAAACATTCgacttgtttttaaaagaaagtatacaATGTGTAGAAAGAACGAACACTCTAGAGAGACTGAGCTCTGCCTTCCACAGGCCACCTGGCCTAGGACTTGTTGCAGTGACTCTAGGGGCACTTTACTGATGGGAAAAATGCAGAGTGGGACCAGAGGAAGGCAATGCAAGCTGACATTCCTGGGGGGCTCTGTTGAGACCACACTGTTTCAAAAGTCTTCAATCAGAAGGCCAAGAACTCTCCAGTCCCACACACCTTCTGCCTCCCATCCACCTGCTTCCTCATATAATGTAaacctccctgacccctgtaGACAGTAGGTCTGCAACGCTTAGGGACACAACCTCTCAAGCCGTGTCGATTCCTGCCATCATCCTATGATCATGGCACTACTGTTAATAACTTTTCAAAAGTGCTGTTTAGGTCATTATGATATTGAGCTACCAGATAACACAGCAAATTGGAAAACTGAGTATCAATCAATCTCTAAAACTGTCAACACTGTACCCCGTAGGTAGAGTCAAAATACGGAAGGTTTAAACTAACATACAAGAGTAATTGTATaatcaattttcttaaaaaacccAAATCGCAGAGCTTATTGACTTCTGCCTTATCAGTAGATCTAATATTAAAAGCAATCTTTTCAATAACTTCTGTACTCTGATTTCTGCAAAGGTGCATACTAGGGtataatatatgtttttgttCTAAATAACTTTTAAGCAAACTCACGTATTGGAAAATATATTGGTAATATGCTTCTAACACCATTAAAGCAATAACATGAAAATTATCACTGGAATAAGAAAGGCAGAGGACACAATTCTTTGAGATGAAAGCAGAGAGGAGAGGGGTATTTTCCACTGTTATCCTCGCTAATGTCcaatattcattttgtttgtcAAGTATATTACTTGGTCCTTCATGTCATACAGACCTTGCTTGGAGTTATCACAAAAGAACCACCatgaatacaaatatatatactaaCTTTACGAGTCAGTGGATGGCAGCTGTCTCCCAGTTTGCCCATAGGTGTGCAAATCCTTATGCTCTTAACCCAGATACTGACAGCACAGCACATGCCTCCACCACACTGGGAGTCCTTGTCACAAGCCTGAAACGTaataaacaaacagataaatataGATGACGGGAAAGACTCAGGCTAAGGAAATCTAAAATTAGCAGGAAAAATACGCTTTAAATATCCAAACACTTCGACTTTGATaatcagatatatttttaaaaaaatgataacgTTCATTTGCTTGTGTCTATCTATGATAAAATCCAAtcagaatagatatttctcattttttgaaaTTAGATTAAATTCTAGCCTCTGGATTATGAAAATCTTAAATAAACAAgattaaacaaatgaaatcagCTCTCCTTTTCCAgcattttatggctgaattggCTTTGAACTTGAAGAACAAGACTATATTAGTCTTATACTACACATGGCCATTAGGAACTACATAAATCGAATCACGAGATTTTATGACTATTAACTGCAGAATACATTGGgcccaattttaaaaagagatttaaatagtCTTTAAATCTGGCAAGAAACACTCCAGACCCATAAAGGCACTGATGTAAATTTTAGAAGTGCTCATTTTCCCtttcaaatatttgcattttggttCACGAGACTTGACATTTCTCACACCACTGACTTGCTTTTTcaccattttctctttaaagaaatcTCATAGGTTGAGAATGGACAGATCAAGATGCTTACCTTATGTTACTCTTCCTACAGGTTAATAAGCTGCAAAGAGCAAATGACTGGCTTAggataaacatacatatatattacaaaatCAGCTGACGGAGCCTGTAAGATCCATCAGATTAAGAAATGCAAGCGACAGGTGCAATTGTCAACAGCGATTACTCAAGGCACCTGCTTTCAATATAAAAAGTTGTAAATACATACAAAGAATCAACTATGCAGGAATGTCCAAACTCtactaaatagaaataaataatgtagTCTAAATTTATTTGCATGAAAATGGATCTGAAGAACTATTATTATTTCCTAGAACcaacaaaaaatagaatgctTTTGTTTCAACCATGGGCAGTAATCTGTTTTGCTAGTGGTAAGATAAAAACATCTTGTACTATATACGTAAGAAACTAAAACATCTATAATTTAGGcacaaatttaaatgtaaacttaGTGGAAACAACTAAAACTGTCTTTCAGAGTTCTGAGTTTTGAGGAAAGTCAGAATTCTCAGGACATAAAAATATGGGCACATTCTTAACATTATTTCTCATTAAAAGTAACCAACTACTTTCCTTTAAAGTTCATTTACTTCCCTCATTAGAATTTCTCAGTCTATTTAAAACAAGTATCTGGATAAAAGCTAAAAATTTCACTTTGAGGTATTTGGATTTTATAagacaatatataaatgtttccattttccaatttttatctGCATGCCAGAAAACATGTATATGTAGCCATTACATTCCATAAATAAGACGTCTAGTTAATGATCTTTTACAATATAGTTTTAACAAATCTATATGGCCATATAAATCAATTTCAAAATACCGACATACATTACCTAAAAAACTGTGGATGTAAGGCGGAAGTTTTAGCCAGTATTTTATTTCAACAGATGCTCAATATCCCAGATTTTGAGGCCCcacgagctttttttttttttttttaatgagacaatcAAAACTCCagtcaaaaacttttaaaattcaatcaCCTGCATGTTTAACATGATATACACAATATATCTTGATAAGTTACTGAGTTTTTCATTGGAATCCAGATGGTTCCTGTCATGAAGACATAACTACATTTTATTGCCCTATTGCTTTAGAGACagttaaaaaattctgtttttgtaaCACTGagttaaaataacaacaacaaaaacagcacaCACAAAACTATATAATAAGTCTAGTCTAAGCCTCTCTAACAGATAAACAGCCAATGTGATAAAATTTTATACTGTAACAAAAGCTTCAGTTCTTGGAAAATTTACAAAGAGTTGCataggtttatatatttttaattagacaGCTGTTTCCTAATGCCCTTCATCCTTAACCCATTGCAAATCTATTCAGATACTGTTGTCCTGTGAATGGAACAAAAAGATACTTATATTGCAAGGGGATCTTGGGCTCAGAGGATTAGGAGAAACTTTAAATGAGCCAgcaggggaagagggagaaaaaaatccaatCATGTTTCCATTCTCATGTATTAGAAAGActtgtaaaaactttttttcaactACATGGACTGGCAAAGCTatgcaagtaattttttttgtaaagaatctCTTTTCTAATAAATACCACAGAGCTTACAGTTAAATATCTGTTGGATATATACAAATGCTGTCATATCATAAGGACTTGCAAAATGCTATAAACCTAATAACTACCATAGAGAAAACAGagctttattttttcaagacaaTGACATTTCCTTTAaagttaaatgttattttattaccTATGTATCAAGATTTCAAACAGACATCTTATTTAAATCCTACTATGTGCActtaaatatttgaagtaatgTAATGAAGGTGTGAAATAATTCCTCACTTAAAAAGCAGTAACGCTGCCTGCATGCCTGCAGGCAGCAGTAAAGCAAGACATGATAGCAGTTTTGTCTCGGTAATGTAAACTAGACATTTCAGTATTGTACTGCAAACCCATTCttcagaaacacacaaaaattgtTAGGAGTGGGAGAGAACTGAACTAGttcctacttaaaaaaaagatgaagacgTCTTCTCTAAGTTTAAACATCTACACAGCAACCTACTCCACCATTATACCAGAGCGCTGAAGGTGCTTTGCCaggaattagaaatttaaaacttttatgagGATACCTCAAGACACGGCGGGGAAGAAGCCCCGGAACCCTGAAGGAAGCCCTCACAATTGCTTTTCAAAGTGCTCACATGGCCCTAGACCAAGTGATTTCAAAGGGTTTCTGCGGAGGACGCAAAGGGGAGCAAACTTTGAATGTAGGATTAAGACTCAGAGCACTTGGGGATTCGTCTTGCTCCTTTGCATTTAAGGAAGGGGCCGTCAAATTTTAAGGTTCGAGGTTGGAGCGCCTCCAAAAGTACTTGAGAAGACTTGGAGAGAAACTTCTTTCAGTTTAACAAAAGGAAAACGCAAGGAGTGAGGCTGTGGGTGATAAGAAGGAAGGAGCAGAAAATGATGATAAAGGTGGTGGGCGACACCCTTGTCACTTTTCTTCCTGGACGCGCCCAGTGTCCCCAGCCGTCTGCTGCTTTTGGATACGGGCATTGTCCCAAGTGTCCCAAAGGTCAACTAGGGCAGGTGTCCCCGCCCAGGGCGACCCTCCCTTTACATCTAGCCTGCCCTTCAGGGCTCTGTCCCAAACTCCCAGGCGCGCATCAGGGGCGGACAGGTGCGCCCCGGCCGCTTACCCCGGTGATCACGGCGGCGTCTCCAGCGCGGGGGGTGAGCAACAgcggtggcagcagcagcaggagcaggagtGGGGCGCAGCGTGGGCTCCTCATAGTGCCCTCGGGACTGGACGGCCGCCGGAGACGGTTAGGGGCGCGGGGGCCGGGGCGCGCTGGGTGGAGCACGGCGGACGGGCAGGCGCGGACAGGCGCGGCGGCTCCGGCGAGCCTCCAGGCCGTTATAAAGGCGAGCGCCGCCGTGACTCACGCCGGCGCCCGCCCGGCAGCACACGCGGGGGGCACGGCGCGGCACACACCCCACGCCCCACGCGCACACGCGCGCCCGCCCTGGCCCGGCCGGCTCCCAGGCAAGCACGTGCTGCGAGCGTCCCCCGGCTCCCCCCCTCCCCGCTCCCGCCCCGGGCGCCACGCAGGCAGCACTCCCCGCAGGGCGCCCCGCTCCGCGCAGTTCCCTCCGCCGTCGCCTTGCCGCCGCCTTTCGCACGCTCCGGAATCGCTTTTGTGGTCTCCGAGACACTGTTTTGCTGTCCTGGTTTCCAAAGCTCCACGTGCTCAGCACCGAAAACTTGCACATCATTTGCTCTACAGATGTTTACGGGGCGCCTACTACGTGCCGGGCGTTGTGGACACATAGCAGGCGCGGGGTGGCGGGGGggcggtggggtggggtgtggcaTTGAGGGAGTGGCAGCAGCCCCTGAATCCGTTCGTTTGCTCAGCAGATCTATACCCGGCGCCCGCTGCGTACCAGGTACTGCCACCGGCTGTGCCCTCATGGTGGAATAACTTAACAGAGAAGACAGACATCAAATGCCCTGGAAATGTGGAAGGCAGGGGGAAAGGACAAAGGGAGGGCAAAATCGGCCCAATCCCACACCCTCGACAACGTGGAAGGATTTGTCATTCCAGCTGCGGGAGTCCTGTTTGTTTCTTTCATGTCAGATGCCTTCCCTTTATGCCCACATCTGTTCCCGACCCTCTCCTCTGACTTTCCTCACATGTATTTCCTCCCCTCTCCAGCCCCGCACCAGCTCCAAGCCCAGTCGTTCAGGGTGATGCCAAAGGGAAATGAGAACGCCTGCTTTCGAGTGCCAGCCTGAGGCGCCTTAAGCCCTAGGTACTCAGCTCTCTCTTCTTACTTTAACTTTCCAGCCCAGGAAGATCACCCTTTGGTCTTACACATGCAATAGGGCGTTACTGTGATTCGTTCATTCACGTAAACATGAAATGAGTTTCTAGTGGGTTCCAGACACACCAGGAAAGGACAAGTGACAGATTTGCCCTCCATCTCTGACCCTGGGCGGGCTCCAAGAATTCTAGCCTGTTTCCCTCAGCAAAAATTATATCAAGAATACCTAGATGTGAGTACACCAAACTTGCTTGCCCGTTTTGGGAAACCCAACTTTCTTCCTGAATAATCTGGATTTCCTGGTCTCGTAAGGACCACAAACTGTCGAAAAGCAGATGCATCTTTCAGCCTCATTATTAAATGCCATAAGGAGAGTTGAGACAGAGTTACTTTCAGACTGTGGGGCTCCCCCATGCCAAAGCATTCAGACGAaatgtgggggttggggggggggtggAGCGCAGGCAAGCAATTATCTGAATGTTAAACATCTGAATATGTGGAAACCCCAATCTTTGGCTGATTTTTGAAAACCTTTTTCACACATGTTCCCATGTTTAAGAAACACCCTGAAACAGAAGACACAAAAGGAGACAAATCcttttttcaacttaaaaaaaatgttaaaattggaCTCACAGTGGAATAAGTAGAAACAGTAGCAAGTGACAGACTTGTGGAAAGTTTCCTTTTCCAGTATCCATGCCAACGCTAGCTTGGGAACGCTGCCGGCTAAATGTAAAAACCAGTCAACATGGATTTTAACAttcctgtgacttttttttttaatggtctatTTCATATTCGCTACTATTGAATGCCAGCTTGGGTATTCCCTGCTTCTTCAAGCATAGAAAATATGATATGTCTACATAGGAAAAATCAGATTTCAAGTGGCTGGCTTCTTACGCAGCTGTTTGGGAAACAGTCCTCATAAAGCTGTTTTGAAACaagggtgaaaaaaaaagaaacaagtttggAAACACTTAAAAATAGGGTTGGTTTAGTTTCATGTTGtttcttttggaaattttaattgttttaatgcTTTAGAGAAGAAATGAAGGCTCTTGATATGTCATCTTTGCATCTGAGGCCAAGTTGAACATTGAAGTCTGGCTTCAGttgttaaaaagggaaaaatgagaaaaatgagtctGGATTACTCCATTAAAAAAGGTAGGAGGTGCAATTTGGCAATGATGAATAGAAATGGAAGAGTAGTTTATTGATTCTGTTCTATTACTGTGACCTGTTGATGTTGCCACATGATCAATTCCATCCAGGCATAACTATCAGGTGAAATGAGCCTGTGTGTGTAAAGTGTAGCCTACCATATTCCAGCAGACTACCAAGGTTCAGCTTAAATGAAAACGCAATCTAGGGGGGTCTACAGAACCCCATGTTTGTGAGACAGGCTGTCCTGGATTGGAATCCTGTGTGACCACTGGGCCAGTTACATAACCTTTTgaagcctctgtttcctctcctACAAAATGGGTATAAAATACCAACCTCATGGGCTACAACCCCTGTGGAATTTAATAATACCTGCAAAATGCTTATCACAGTGTTTAGAACAGACGGGGAGCTCTGTCAAGGTTACCTTTAATTAAGCCTTGTTATTTGGTCTCCCCTGACAATTTCAGCCAATGCTGATGCAGATCTTTTCTGTCTTGCCCACTACATTAGATTGTATACTTTTTGTGATTAGGATCCTTGTGTCTAATTTTGTATGCATTCCTCTTGGCACATAGCATGATAATAGGCATATGGTAGGCATTCAGTAAGTAGTGACCAGCAACAGGAACATATCCCAGGAAGGACAGTCCAGAGATAGTTACAAGAAGATGATCTACAGTACAGACTCATGTCGTTCATATGAATCCATCAAAGGTAGTCACCAAAAAGCAAGAGAGATGGAAGCTTTACCTGGTGCAGGTGATTCAGCTTACTCCTGTACTTGGGGGCTGTGTGACTGGAATGAGGTTAGTTTGGAGACACAGATCTGTCTCCTGGCAGTCAGTCTGGGACTTGGACTGACTAATAACGCTCCATTTCAACATGTGCTTCATGATTGCCAGTATAGTGGCCTATATTGTGTGTGCCCTAGAAAGCTGTTTTCAAGGCCTAAGTcctggtacctgtgaatgtgactttattcgAAAATAgggtttttgcagatgtaatcaactTAAGATAAGGTCATGCTTTATTAGGATGGGTTCTGAATTCAGTGACTGGTGTCTTCataagggaaaggagagggagagttGGATACAGAGACACAGAAGAGACTACCCCACAACACACAGAAGAACGCCAAGTGAAGGTAGGGGCAGAGATTAGATTGATGCTTCTACAAGGCAAGAAACACCAAGGATTGCCAGCAGCCATCAGGATCTGAAAGAGCAAGGAAGGATTCTCTCCAGATTCTTCACAGGGAGCATGGCCTTGTCGACTcgttgattttggacttctagcctccagaaccacaAGAGAatcaatttctattgttttaagccacccaggtGTGGTAATTTATTATGGCAGCCACGGGAAACTAACATAGTTGGGTGCAGCCAGAGGGTTGTACACCagctttctctgcctggaattgATGCCTACcacttttgctcactttttagtGACCAAAACAAGCCACGTGACAGTCTTTCTTCAAGGAGACAGACAGTGCACCTCTGTCACTGGTTTTGGAAGACAGCAAGGTATCAGGTGAGCAGTGCTATATTCTACAGGAAATGAATCATTCATGGCTTGGACTCCTTAATGAGCGTAATGAACTTTGAATGATGTTAGtaattgctattataaataataatgcgtaatttcctttgtatttttttctagttcagaATTCTTTATACCAGAATTATACAGACTCTGAAAGTGAGTAAATGTGTAAGCTAATACTTTCTTTTGGGTGGGTAGTAAACCACAATTTATTCATTCCACAGGTATTAACTAAGACTTACTATAATCCAGATGTTGTATGCAGCATAGTGGGTACAAGGGAAAGCATCTGAGGAAACCTGAAGCTTTCCTTATCTGAGATTAGAGCTGAAGCTTATGCAGAATTCAACTGAGATGAAGAATGGAacagggctgggggcagtgg
The genomic region above belongs to Saimiri boliviensis isolate mSaiBol1 chromosome 8, mSaiBol1.pri, whole genome shotgun sequence and contains:
- the PROK2 gene encoding prokineticin-2 isoform X1 — encoded protein: MRSPRCAPLLLLLLLPPLLLTPRAGDAAVITGACDKDSQCGGGMCCAVSIWVKSIRICTPMGKLGDSCHPLTRKNNFENGRQDRRKRKRRKRKKEKACVFGVYTICHLHREPPRSLLVDPPQPSLTGDMGWALRVTLQ
- the PROK2 gene encoding prokineticin-2 isoform X2, yielding MRSPRCAPLLLLLLLPPLLLTPRAGDAAVITGACDKDSQCGGGMCCAVSIWVKSIRICTPMGKLGDSCHPLTRKNNFENGRQDRRKRKRRKRKKEVPFLGRRMHHTCPCLPGLACLRTSFNRFICLARK
- the PROK2 gene encoding prokineticin-2 isoform X3, which codes for MRSPRCAPLLLLLLLPPLLLTPRAGDAAVITGACDKDSQCGGGMCCAVSIWVKSIRICTPMGKLGDSCHPLTRKVPFLGRRMHHTCPCLPGLACLRTSFNRFICLARK